In Anseongella ginsenosidimutans, one genomic interval encodes:
- a CDS encoding 3-keto-disaccharide hydrolase, protein MSKKQIKPVLATILAGMGLLATMISCTSSTGGQKDDGWVDLFNGKDLSGWEQVNGTAEYRVENGEIVGTTVTGSPNSFLATDREYGDFILELEFMVDSTINSGIQFRSIHDSSVMKGRVHGYQFELDPSDRAWSAGIYDEARRGWLYPLSLNPEAQGAFKQGEWNKARIECIGSSIRTWLNGVPAANLQDDLTLSGLICLQVHSIGNNENEVGKEIRWRNIRIKTENLQPSAPDDIFVVNNLPNSISEQEKAQGWTLLWDGKTTEGWRGAHKETFPESGWTIKEGVLCVEESDGAESQNGGDIVTTGEYSTFELQLDFKLTEGANSGIKYFVTENYDVKNASAIGLEYQLLDDKNHPDAKMGRNGNRTLASLYDLIKADKEGRFVRGPGEWNHARLVVNPDNKVEHWLNGRKVVEYVRGSQEFRDLVAISKYKDWENFGEAEKGHILIQDHGNNVCFKSIKIRELK, encoded by the coding sequence ATGTCCAAAAAACAGATAAAGCCCGTCCTGGCAACTATCCTGGCAGGAATGGGCCTGCTTGCAACAATGATCTCCTGCACCTCTTCTACGGGCGGCCAGAAAGACGACGGCTGGGTTGACCTTTTTAACGGGAAGGACCTGAGCGGCTGGGAACAGGTGAACGGCACGGCGGAATACCGCGTGGAAAACGGGGAAATTGTAGGCACTACCGTTACGGGCAGTCCGAATAGCTTCCTGGCTACCGACCGGGAGTACGGGGACTTCATCCTGGAACTGGAATTCATGGTAGATTCCACGATCAATTCCGGCATCCAGTTCAGAAGCATTCACGATAGTTCGGTGATGAAGGGCCGGGTACACGGTTACCAGTTTGAACTGGATCCTTCAGACCGTGCCTGGTCCGCGGGGATTTATGACGAGGCCCGCCGCGGATGGCTTTACCCCCTTTCCCTGAATCCCGAAGCGCAGGGAGCTTTTAAGCAAGGGGAATGGAACAAAGCCCGCATCGAGTGCATTGGCAGTTCCATCCGTACCTGGCTGAACGGCGTACCGGCGGCTAACCTTCAGGATGACCTCACCCTGAGCGGCCTCATTTGCCTCCAGGTGCATTCCATTGGAAACAATGAAAATGAAGTGGGTAAAGAGATCCGCTGGCGCAATATCCGGATCAAAACTGAAAACCTTCAGCCTTCGGCGCCCGATGATATTTTCGTAGTGAATAACTTGCCGAACTCGATTTCCGAACAGGAAAAAGCGCAGGGATGGACGCTGCTCTGGGACGGCAAAACCACCGAAGGCTGGAGAGGCGCTCACAAGGAAACATTTCCCGAATCTGGCTGGACCATTAAAGAAGGCGTACTTTGCGTGGAAGAATCCGATGGTGCCGAATCCCAGAACGGCGGTGATATTGTGACCACCGGCGAGTACAGTACTTTCGAACTCCAGCTTGATTTTAAACTTACCGAAGGCGCCAACAGCGGCATTAAATACTTTGTTACCGAAAATTACGACGTAAAAAATGCCTCTGCCATCGGGCTGGAATACCAGCTGCTGGATGACAAGAATCATCCGGACGCGAAAATGGGACGCAACGGCAATCGCACGCTGGCTTCCCTGTATGACCTGATCAAAGCCGACAAGGAAGGGCGCTTCGTACGCGGGCCGGGAGAATGGAACCATGCCCGCCTCGTCGTAAACCCCGACAATAAGGTGGAACACTGGCTCAACGGCAGGAAAGTAGTGGAATACGTACGCGGATCCCAGGAATTCCGCGACCTGGTCGCTATCAGCAAATACAAGGACTGGGAAAATTTCGGGGAAGCCGAAAAAGGGCATATCCTGATCCAGGACCACGGCAACAACGTTTGCTTTAAAAGCATTAAGATCAGGGAGCTGAAGTAA
- the xylA gene encoding xylose isomerase, with translation MIDTKYFTGIQKIGYEGPESDNPLAFKHYDENRVIAGKSLKEHLRFAVAYWHTFCNTGGDPFGPGTKAFPWDAKADAVDRAKDKMDAAFEFISKIGIPYYCFHDIDLVDEGSSVAEYERRLRAIVDHAKEKQAQTGIKLLWGTANVFSNPRYMNGAATNPDFSAVAYAGAQVKNAIDATIELGGENYVFWGGREGYMSLLNTNMKRELEHMGRFLGMARDYARKQGFKGTFLVEPKPCEPTKHQYDYDSATVIGFLNQHGLEKDFQLNIEVNHATLAGHTFQHELQVAADAGMLGSIDANRGDYQNGWDTDQFPTDLNELTEAALIILEAGGFKTGGVNFDAKTRRNSTDLEDIFHAHIGGMDAFARAFITADRILSASPSKK, from the coding sequence ATGATTGACACTAAGTATTTTACAGGAATCCAAAAGATTGGTTATGAAGGTCCGGAGTCAGATAATCCGTTGGCTTTCAAGCATTACGACGAGAACCGGGTAATTGCCGGAAAGTCTTTAAAAGAACACCTGCGGTTTGCAGTAGCCTACTGGCATACCTTCTGTAATACCGGAGGGGACCCCTTCGGCCCTGGTACCAAAGCCTTCCCCTGGGATGCGAAGGCAGATGCGGTAGACCGCGCAAAAGACAAGATGGATGCTGCTTTCGAGTTTATTTCCAAGATCGGCATTCCTTATTATTGCTTTCATGACATTGACCTGGTGGATGAAGGGTCCTCGGTGGCCGAATATGAACGGCGCCTTCGCGCCATTGTGGATCATGCAAAGGAAAAACAGGCGCAAACCGGTATTAAACTCTTATGGGGCACGGCCAATGTTTTTTCCAATCCCCGCTATATGAACGGCGCGGCTACCAATCCGGATTTTTCAGCGGTAGCTTATGCAGGCGCGCAAGTTAAAAACGCCATAGACGCTACCATTGAGCTGGGAGGCGAAAATTATGTTTTCTGGGGCGGCCGCGAAGGTTATATGAGCCTGCTGAATACCAATATGAAAAGGGAACTGGAACATATGGGCCGTTTCCTGGGGATGGCAAGGGATTATGCCCGCAAACAAGGGTTCAAGGGAACTTTTCTTGTGGAACCCAAGCCCTGCGAACCTACCAAACACCAATATGACTACGATTCAGCCACGGTGATCGGTTTCCTGAACCAGCATGGCCTCGAAAAGGATTTCCAGCTGAATATCGAAGTCAATCACGCTACCCTGGCCGGACATACGTTCCAGCATGAATTACAGGTAGCAGCCGATGCAGGAATGCTGGGCAGCATTGACGCAAACCGGGGCGATTACCAGAACGGCTGGGATACGGACCAGTTCCCTACTGACCTGAACGAACTGACCGAAGCAGCGCTGATCATCCTGGAAGCAGGCGGTTTCAAAACGGGCGGTGTTAACTTTGACGCCAAGACCCGCCGGAACTCGACCGACCTCGAAGATATCTTCCATGCCCACATCGGCGGAATGGATGCCTTTGCGAGGGCTTTTATTACCGCTGACCGGATCCTTTCCGCTTCCCCCTCAAAAAAATGA
- a CDS encoding Gfo/Idh/MocA family oxidoreductase, translated as MTVRRRDFIKTSALAGAGIGLGALNFPLFGKNAPNEKLVAGIMGTNSRGGHLAGVLAGMDGVEVGYICDVEEKALAKGVKAVTDKGGKAPKTFSDVRKLLEEKALDVLVIAAPDHWHAPAAILACQAGKHVYVEKPCSQNPFEGELLIEASRKYDKFVQMGNQRRSWDKIMEAIGLVHEGIIGKAYFARGWYANNRGPINFGKEVPAPPNLDWDLWQGPAPRKNYRDNIVHYNWHWFWHWGTGEACNNGTHEIDCMRWALDVDYPTKVVSAGGRYQYRGQDDWQTTDTQVISIEFGEEKALTWEGRSCNKFPVQGSGRGFIVYGEKGTLVTDGGNSYEFYDQDNKLIKKKESSDKADSTNVVSPGGAGLDAVHLNNFLETVRGNASLHSDIEEGHKSVLLCHLGNISQRVGRALHLDPSNGHIKGDKEAMKLWQRSYEKGWNPNV; from the coding sequence ATGACAGTAAGAAGAAGAGATTTTATCAAAACCTCAGCGCTGGCGGGCGCCGGAATTGGCTTGGGCGCGCTTAATTTCCCGCTGTTTGGCAAAAACGCACCGAATGAAAAGCTGGTGGCCGGCATCATGGGAACCAACAGCCGCGGTGGCCACCTGGCCGGCGTGCTGGCCGGAATGGACGGAGTGGAAGTAGGTTATATTTGCGACGTGGAAGAAAAAGCACTAGCCAAAGGCGTAAAGGCGGTGACCGATAAAGGCGGCAAAGCTCCTAAAACCTTTTCCGACGTCCGGAAGCTGCTGGAAGAAAAGGCGCTGGACGTGCTGGTGATCGCCGCTCCCGACCATTGGCATGCACCTGCAGCTATTCTTGCCTGTCAGGCCGGGAAACACGTATATGTGGAAAAGCCCTGCTCGCAAAATCCTTTTGAAGGGGAACTACTTATTGAAGCTTCCCGTAAGTACGATAAGTTCGTGCAAATGGGAAACCAGCGCCGTTCCTGGGATAAAATAATGGAAGCCATCGGGCTGGTCCACGAAGGGATTATCGGGAAAGCCTACTTTGCGCGCGGCTGGTATGCGAATAACCGGGGGCCCATTAACTTTGGCAAGGAGGTTCCGGCGCCACCCAATCTGGACTGGGACTTGTGGCAGGGGCCTGCCCCGCGTAAAAACTATCGCGATAACATCGTACACTATAACTGGCATTGGTTCTGGCACTGGGGTACCGGGGAAGCCTGCAATAACGGGACGCATGAAATAGATTGCATGCGCTGGGCCCTTGATGTAGATTATCCTACCAAGGTCGTATCCGCCGGAGGGCGCTACCAGTACCGTGGCCAGGATGACTGGCAAACCACCGATACCCAGGTGATCAGCATTGAGTTCGGAGAAGAAAAAGCCCTTACCTGGGAAGGCCGCAGCTGCAATAAATTCCCCGTACAGGGAAGCGGCAGGGGTTTTATCGTTTACGGTGAAAAAGGCACGCTGGTAACCGACGGCGGAAACAGCTACGAATTCTATGACCAGGACAATAAACTGATCAAAAAGAAGGAATCATCCGACAAGGCCGATTCAACGAACGTGGTAAGCCCCGGCGGGGCAGGCCTGGATGCCGTACATCTTAATAATTTCCTGGAAACCGTCCGCGGCAACGCCTCACTCCATTCTGATATTGAAGAAGGGCATAAAAGCGTGCTTCTATGCCACCTTGGCAATATTTCTCAGCGTGTGGGCCGCGCGCTTCACCTGGATCCGTCCAATGGCCATATTAAAGGAGACAAAGAAGCCATGAAGCTATGGCAGCGCTCTTACGAAAAAGGATGGAACCCGAATGTGTAA
- a CDS encoding xylulokinase, protein MKRYLLGFDIGSSSIKAALVDAETGKTAAHAFSPETEMPISSPRPGWAEQHPESWWQEVISVSGKLRRQLDFKPEEIAAIGISYQMHGLVLVDKDQQVLRPSIIWCDSRAVAAGNQAFGDLGKKFCLEHFLNSPGNFTASKLKWVRENEPLVYEKTDKFMLPGDFIAMKMSGEACTTYSGLSEGILWDFLEEKPAQSLLDHYGIDARLIATPKPTFSIQGHLQEGPAELLGLKAGIPIAYRAGDQPNNAFSLNVLEPGEVAATAGTSGVVYSISDKNVHDKQSRVNPFAHVNHTPAHKRLGILLCINGTGILNSWVRKNFGSDLSYEEMNLLASRVPPGADGVSILPFGNGAERMLENRYTGSVISGLDFNNHERGHVFRAAQEGIAFAFRYGMELMQQLGTDTRVIRAGNANMFLSPVFRETLSSLTGATIELYDTDGAAGAARGAGVGAGIYSSPSEAGRYLQRINLVAPQQSQAGALEEAYQAWKLQLLEKLQA, encoded by the coding sequence ATGAAAAGGTACCTGTTAGGATTCGATATAGGCAGTTCGTCCATAAAAGCAGCTTTAGTGGATGCGGAGACGGGAAAGACTGCAGCCCATGCATTTTCGCCGGAAACGGAAATGCCCATCAGCAGCCCCCGCCCCGGCTGGGCCGAACAACACCCGGAAAGCTGGTGGCAGGAAGTTATCAGCGTAAGCGGCAAGCTGAGAAGGCAGCTGGATTTTAAGCCGGAAGAAATAGCGGCGATCGGAATTTCTTACCAGATGCACGGCCTGGTGCTTGTTGATAAAGATCAGCAGGTTTTGCGTCCTTCTATCATTTGGTGCGACAGCAGGGCAGTAGCAGCAGGAAACCAGGCTTTCGGAGACCTGGGAAAAAAGTTCTGCCTGGAGCATTTCCTTAATTCCCCGGGGAACTTCACGGCTTCCAAACTGAAATGGGTACGGGAAAATGAGCCCCTGGTGTATGAAAAAACGGACAAGTTCATGCTTCCCGGTGATTTCATTGCCATGAAAATGTCCGGCGAAGCCTGTACCACTTATTCTGGCCTTTCTGAAGGCATTCTCTGGGACTTCCTGGAAGAAAAACCCGCTCAATCTCTGCTCGATCATTATGGCATCGATGCCCGCCTGATCGCTACTCCCAAACCAACGTTTTCCATACAGGGGCACTTGCAGGAAGGACCTGCAGAACTCCTTGGCCTGAAAGCAGGCATTCCCATCGCCTACCGTGCGGGCGATCAGCCAAACAATGCATTCTCCCTGAACGTACTGGAACCCGGGGAAGTCGCCGCTACGGCCGGAACTTCCGGGGTAGTTTACAGCATCAGTGACAAAAACGTCCATGATAAACAGTCCCGTGTAAATCCTTTCGCCCATGTAAACCATACGCCGGCGCATAAACGTCTGGGTATCCTTTTATGTATAAACGGTACCGGTATTCTAAATTCATGGGTTCGGAAGAATTTCGGCAGCGATCTTAGTTACGAGGAAATGAACCTGCTGGCTTCCCGGGTTCCGCCGGGAGCGGATGGCGTCAGTATTCTGCCCTTTGGCAACGGCGCCGAACGAATGCTTGAAAACCGCTATACCGGCTCCGTGATCAGCGGGCTCGATTTTAATAATCACGAGCGCGGCCACGTTTTCCGGGCCGCCCAGGAAGGCATTGCCTTCGCTTTCCGATACGGCATGGAACTCATGCAGCAATTGGGCACGGATACCCGCGTGATCCGCGCCGGCAACGCCAATATGTTCCTCAGCCCCGTGTTCCGGGAAACACTTTCCAGCCTCACCGGCGCTACGATTGAATTATATGACACGGACGGCGCCGCAGGCGCTGCCAGGGGCGCCGGTGTAGGCGCAGGAATTTACTCATCTCCTTCCGAAGCCGGCCGGTACCTTCAGCGCATTAACCTCGTAGCGCCGCAGCAATCACAGGCCGGGGCGCTGGAAGAAGCTTACCAGGCATGGAAATTACAATTGCTGGAAAAACTGCAGGCATAA
- a CDS encoding OPT family oligopeptide transporter has protein sequence MPQETENLKPYIAAETRIAELTVKAVLIGALFGIIFGASTVYLALKAGLTVTASIPIAVLAISLGKKIFRTTILENNIIQTTGSAGESIAAGVVFTLPGFLFLTAGTGGESIGSQYFAYWTIFSLAALGGVLGTLMMIPLRRSLIVREHHALPYPEGTACASVLIAGEKGGEFARTAYLGLGVATLYAILQKIFQVIAATPGLVSRQTSKFFPSATLNADITPEYLGVGYIIGPRIAGVLVAGGVLAWLGLIPLLASVMPMETIAAQLVKLGYLSDIATPGGAGGWDPQTRTFADTPGAIYTAYIRQIGAGAVAAGGFMTLLKTIPTIISSFRESLGSIRAGDTEGKKRTQDDLSFKIVIFGSLALVVLIMLLPQIPGGTWYNKLLLAFLIVVFGFFFVTVSSRIVGLIGTSSNPVSGMTIATLMGTCLIFIAFGLTGSAFEPMVLVVGSMICIAAANAGNTSQDLKTGYILGATPKFQQIALFIGVLVSSVAVGVTINILDQPTPDMAAAGIQHAIGTTEYPAPQGTLMATLIRGLLSFNLDWQFVLVGVFLALTIELCGVSSLSFAVGAYLPLSTTLPIFAGGAVRALVNLRTRNKKQSLAEEELGKGNLFATGLVAGGALAGVLIALLSSSDAVYIWLENTGQAVSSRLSEFFGNGGYQLLGVAFFALMAGILYKTGVRKQEVDLKK, from the coding sequence ATGCCCCAGGAAACGGAAAACCTAAAGCCCTATATTGCTGCCGAAACCCGTATTGCCGAGTTGACGGTTAAAGCCGTCCTCATCGGCGCCCTATTCGGCATTATCTTCGGGGCTTCCACAGTGTACCTGGCCCTGAAAGCCGGCCTGACCGTAACAGCTTCCATTCCCATTGCCGTGCTGGCCATTTCGCTGGGCAAAAAGATCTTCCGGACCACCATCCTGGAAAACAATATCATTCAAACCACTGGTTCTGCCGGAGAATCAATAGCTGCCGGCGTGGTATTCACCCTGCCGGGATTCCTTTTTTTAACGGCAGGAACAGGCGGCGAAAGCATCGGGAGCCAGTATTTCGCGTACTGGACAATTTTCTCCCTGGCGGCGCTTGGCGGCGTATTGGGCACCCTGATGATGATCCCCCTGCGCCGCTCCCTGATCGTCAGGGAACATCATGCACTTCCCTACCCGGAAGGAACGGCCTGCGCCTCGGTATTGATCGCCGGTGAAAAAGGCGGAGAATTCGCCCGCACCGCCTACCTGGGACTGGGAGTTGCCACTCTTTATGCCATTCTGCAAAAGATTTTCCAGGTAATTGCCGCAACGCCGGGCCTGGTCAGCCGCCAAACCAGTAAATTTTTCCCTTCCGCTACGCTGAATGCCGACATTACACCGGAATACCTGGGAGTAGGCTATATCATCGGACCCAGGATCGCGGGCGTTCTGGTGGCCGGCGGGGTTCTCGCCTGGCTGGGCCTGATCCCGCTTCTGGCCTCCGTGATGCCTATGGAAACGATCGCCGCCCAGCTGGTAAAGCTTGGCTATCTTTCAGATATCGCCACGCCGGGCGGAGCGGGAGGCTGGGATCCGCAAACCCGGACCTTTGCCGACACTCCCGGGGCCATTTACACGGCCTACATCCGGCAGATAGGCGCCGGGGCGGTTGCCGCGGGAGGATTCATGACATTACTTAAAACCATTCCCACTATTATCAGCTCGTTCAGGGAAAGCCTTGGTTCCATTCGTGCCGGGGATACGGAAGGGAAAAAACGTACCCAGGATGATCTTTCCTTCAAAATAGTCATTTTCGGATCGCTGGCGCTGGTCGTCCTGATCATGCTGCTGCCCCAGATACCGGGCGGCACGTGGTATAACAAACTGCTGCTGGCCTTTCTCATCGTCGTATTCGGCTTCTTCTTCGTCACCGTTTCCAGCCGCATCGTGGGCTTGATCGGCACCAGTTCCAACCCGGTATCCGGCATGACCATTGCCACCCTGATGGGAACCTGCCTGATCTTTATCGCATTTGGCCTTACCGGAAGCGCCTTTGAACCTATGGTGCTGGTAGTCGGCAGCATGATCTGTATTGCCGCGGCGAATGCGGGAAATACTTCCCAGGATCTGAAAACAGGATATATCCTGGGCGCGACTCCTAAGTTCCAGCAAATCGCGTTGTTTATCGGGGTACTTGTTTCGTCCGTAGCTGTTGGGGTGACCATCAATATTCTTGACCAGCCCACACCGGATATGGCGGCAGCAGGCATTCAGCATGCGATCGGAACTACCGAATATCCCGCTCCCCAGGGCACCCTGATGGCGACCCTCATCAGGGGCCTGCTTTCGTTTAACCTGGATTGGCAATTTGTGCTGGTAGGCGTTTTCCTGGCGCTGACCATTGAACTTTGCGGGGTCAGCTCGCTGTCTTTTGCCGTAGGCGCTTACCTTCCCCTGTCCACTACCCTGCCGATCTTTGCGGGAGGGGCGGTGAGGGCGCTGGTGAATTTACGGACAAGGAATAAAAAGCAAAGCCTGGCGGAAGAGGAATTAGGCAAAGGAAACCTCTTTGCAACCGGGCTGGTAGCAGGCGGAGCCCTTGCCGGCGTACTCATTGCTTTGCTTAGTTCTTCCGATGCGGTTTATATTTGGCTTGAAAACACGGGCCAGGCCGTTTCCTCGCGCCTTAGTGAATTCTTCGGCAATGGAGGATACCAGTTATTAGGCGTAGCGTTCTTTGCCCTCATGGCAGGGATCCTGTATAAAACGGGTGTCCGGAAACAAGAGGTTGATCTAAAAAAATAA
- a CDS encoding GH92 family glycosyl hydrolase gives MNGTFRAFALIFLYMGSSCSQAQQTKQDYTQYVNTFIGTAPLTDPDFIGYTPPEGWRVWAGLTYPGSSLPNAMVQLSPVTEYGTGAGYQYEDGEIIGFTHTNKGHWNLCNIPILPLSGDARFPYASSFSHDQERASPAYYEVFLEDYKVNARLSSTLRCGIHEYTWEDPAAGRRILFDLGKANNRVSDWEINTVSANELEGFQRVGNDKIHFYVRLSQPVEDLEVVRMGERDGYAIVKLAGGGKAAGEENQDTEDPGTEGPVEEAAGEETANEKDLAGKEGSGAQNGPVLLKIGLSYVSAVNAAENLREEIGSKSFEDIHSEGREAWNALLLKIAIKGGTEKQKELFYSSLYRSFLWPALRSDINGQFRDVKGKVQQEDFNYYTNPSFWDTYRNKLVLLSIVSPRVTEDVIKSLIDKGEKTGFIPTFFHGDHAAAFIAGTYLRGSRGFDAEKAFGLLLNNAYKEGGSRPYISEYIEKGYISDPDVEHPHVETKGKAGVSKTLEYAYDDYSLALLAAALDDTLHYRELMDRSGNYRNVFDTRVNFMRGKLENGAWIQPFNPEYPYYEYMYREASAWQVSFYVPHDMPGLIELYGGKEAFEAKLDSLFTLPWNPDYIARNVSSFLGQYSQGNQPDHEAPFAYYFIGKPAKSQRVIDTLLENYYGVGEEELALPGMDDAGEMSSWYVFASLGLYPYSPADPEYLVSVPVFDEVAWKLENGKSVIIRKSGKSRKMSRILVNGKENEGYFIPHDLFLKGGTIEVQTAPRN, from the coding sequence ATGAACGGAACTTTCAGGGCATTTGCCCTTATATTTCTTTATATGGGCAGCTCCTGCAGCCAGGCGCAGCAAACCAAACAGGATTATACGCAATACGTAAATACCTTCATTGGAACAGCTCCTCTTACCGATCCTGATTTCATAGGTTATACGCCCCCCGAAGGCTGGCGGGTTTGGGCGGGCCTTACCTACCCCGGCTCTTCCCTGCCCAACGCCATGGTGCAGCTGAGCCCCGTTACCGAATACGGGACAGGCGCAGGCTACCAGTATGAGGACGGAGAGATAATTGGCTTTACCCATACAAACAAGGGCCACTGGAACCTGTGCAATATTCCTATTCTTCCCCTTTCCGGCGATGCCCGCTTTCCTTATGCATCCTCCTTTAGTCATGACCAGGAAAGGGCATCCCCTGCATACTATGAAGTATTCCTGGAAGACTATAAGGTGAACGCAAGGCTCAGTTCCACGCTACGCTGCGGCATACATGAATATACCTGGGAAGACCCTGCCGCCGGCCGCCGGATCCTCTTCGACCTGGGTAAGGCGAACAACCGCGTATCAGACTGGGAAATAAATACGGTTTCAGCTAACGAGCTGGAGGGCTTCCAGCGCGTAGGCAATGATAAGATCCATTTTTATGTAAGGCTGAGCCAGCCTGTGGAAGACCTGGAAGTGGTCCGCATGGGTGAACGGGACGGTTATGCCATCGTAAAGCTGGCCGGCGGCGGGAAAGCGGCCGGTGAGGAAAACCAAGATACAGAAGACCCAGGTACGGAAGGCCCGGTTGAAGAAGCGGCAGGTGAGGAAACTGCTAATGAGAAAGACCTGGCCGGTAAAGAAGGATCCGGCGCGCAGAATGGGCCCGTTCTGCTAAAGATCGGCCTGTCCTATGTCAGCGCAGTCAATGCCGCCGAAAACCTCCGGGAAGAAATAGGATCGAAATCCTTTGAGGATATCCACAGCGAAGGCAGGGAGGCCTGGAATGCCCTGCTTTTGAAAATAGCTATAAAAGGAGGGACTGAAAAGCAGAAAGAGCTTTTTTACAGCTCGCTGTACCGATCATTTCTCTGGCCGGCCCTTAGAAGTGATATAAACGGGCAGTTCCGGGACGTAAAGGGAAAGGTACAACAGGAAGACTTTAATTATTATACCAACCCTTCGTTCTGGGATACCTACCGGAACAAGCTGGTATTGCTCAGTATTGTTTCGCCCCGCGTCACGGAAGACGTGATCAAATCACTCATTGACAAAGGTGAAAAAACCGGCTTTATCCCTACCTTTTTCCACGGAGATCATGCCGCAGCTTTCATTGCAGGCACTTACCTGCGCGGGTCCCGTGGCTTTGACGCGGAAAAGGCCTTCGGCCTGCTGCTGAATAACGCTTATAAGGAAGGCGGGAGCAGGCCTTATATCAGCGAGTATATAGAAAAGGGGTATATTTCGGACCCTGACGTGGAACATCCGCATGTAGAAACCAAAGGGAAGGCAGGTGTGAGCAAAACCCTGGAATATGCCTACGACGATTATTCCCTTGCCCTCCTGGCAGCGGCGCTGGACGATACCCTTCATTACCGGGAACTGATGGATCGCTCCGGGAATTACCGGAATGTATTCGATACAAGGGTCAATTTTATGAGAGGAAAGCTGGAGAACGGTGCGTGGATCCAGCCGTTCAACCCGGAATATCCTTATTACGAATATATGTACCGGGAAGCCAGCGCCTGGCAGGTATCCTTTTACGTACCCCATGACATGCCCGGCCTGATTGAATTATACGGCGGCAAGGAGGCATTTGAAGCTAAACTGGATTCCCTCTTCACACTTCCCTGGAACCCTGACTACATTGCGCGCAACGTTTCCAGCTTCCTGGGCCAGTACAGCCAGGGTAATCAGCCGGATCATGAAGCTCCCTTTGCCTATTATTTCATCGGGAAGCCCGCGAAATCCCAGAGAGTGATTGATACGCTCCTTGAAAATTACTATGGGGTCGGGGAAGAAGAGCTTGCCCTGCCCGGCATGGACGACGCGGGAGAAATGTCCTCCTGGTATGTGTTCGCTTCCCTGGGCCTCTACCCCTACTCCCCCGCTGATCCCGAATACCTTGTATCCGTGCCGGTGTTCGATGAAGTAGCATGGAAACTTGAGAACGGAAAATCAGTAATCATCCGCAAAAGCGGGAAAAGCAGGAAGATGAGCCGGATCCTGGTGAATGGAAAAGAAAACGAGGGGTATTTCATTCCCCATGACCTGTTCCTCAAAGGCGGGACCATAGAAGTACAAACGGCGCCCCGGAACTAA